A window of the Lagenorhynchus albirostris chromosome 1, mLagAlb1.1, whole genome shotgun sequence genome harbors these coding sequences:
- the KHNYN gene encoding protein KHNYN isoform X2, translated as MPTWGAGSPSPDRFAVSAEAEDKVREQQPYVERIFRVGMSVLPKDCPENPHIWLQLEGPKENASRAKEYLKGLCSPELQNEIHYPPKLHCIFLGAQGFFLDCLTWSTSAHLVPGAPGSLMVSGLTEAFVMVQSRVEELVERLSWDFRLGPSPGASHCAGVLREFSSLLQSRGDAHTEALLQLPLAVQEELLSLVQEASRGQGPQAFPSWEWGSPGLLGAQHQGVRSPLSDSRESLDTGPAGWQESRGERCAMEKEGTKHGGPREMDLGWKEWPGEEASERQVAFRPQSGGGEAGQAVPLKGKALGKEGVPQERGRFWVQGAPPGTQGPCQKAAQPRGASLLQRLHNGEASPPRVPSPPPAPEPPWHCGDRGDRGDRADKQQVVARGRGSPWKRGTRGGNLVTGTQRFQEALQDPFTLCLANVPGKPDLRHIVIDGSNVAMVHGLQHYFSSRGIAIAVQYFWDRGHRDITVFVPQWRFSRDSKVRESHFLHKLYSLSLLSLTPSRVLDGKRISSYDDRFMVKLAEETDGIIVSNDQFRDLAEESEKWMAIIRERLLPFTFVGNLFMVPDDPLGRNGPTLDEFLKKPVRAQGSSKAQHSARGFTEHSNQQQGRKEEEKGSGGIRKTRETERLRRQLLEVFWGQDHKVDFILQREPYCRDINQLSEALLSLNF; from the exons ATGCCTACCTGGGGGGCTGGCTCCCCGTCCCCTGACCGTTTTGCGGTGTCTGCGGAGGCTGAGGACAAGGTGCGGGAACAGCAACCCTATGTGGAGCGCATCTTCAGGGTGGGGATGAGCGTCCTCCCGAAGGACTGTCCTGAGAACCCTCACATCTGGCTGCAGCTGGAGGGCCCCAAGGAGAACGCCAGCAGAGCCAAG GAGTACCTGAAGGGTCTCTGCAGCCCAGAGCTACAGAATGAAATTCATTACCCACCCAAACTGCACTGCATCTTTCTGGGAGCCCAGGGCTTCTTCCTTGATTGCCTGACTTGGAGCACATCAGCCCACCTGGTGCCGGGGGCGCCCGGCTCGCTGATGGTCAGCGGCCTGACCGAGGCCTTTGTCATGGTCCAGAGCCGAGTGGAGGAGCTGGTGGAGCGGCTGAGCTGGGACTTTCGGCTGGGGCCATCCCCTGGAGCCTCCCACTGTGCTGGAGTGCTGAGAGAATTCTCTTCTCTGCTGCAGTCCCGGGGGGATGCCCACACAGAGGCCCTGCTGCAGCTGCCCCTTGCTGTCCAGGAAGAACTGCTGAGCCTGGTGCAAGAGGCATCCAGGGGGCAGGGGCCCCAAGCATTCCCGTCCTGGGAGTGGGGGAGCCCAGGTCTGCTGGGTGCTCAGCACCAGGGAGTCAGGAGTCCCCTGAGTGACAGCAGGGAGTCTCTGGACACAGGACCTGCAGGGTGGCAGGAGTCACGGGGAGAGAGATGTGCTATGGAGAAGGAGGGGACAAAGCACGGTGGTCCCAGGGAGATGGATTTGGGGTGGAAGGAGTGGCCCGGGGAAGAGGCCTCGGAGAGACAAGTGGCCTTCAGGCCACAGtcaggaggaggagaggcagggcagGCAGTGCCTCTGAAAGGGAAggccctggggaaggagggggtgcCTCAGGAAAGAGGAAGGTTCTGGGTCCAGGGCGCCCCTCCTGGCACCCAGGGCCCCTGTCAGAAGGCAGCCCAGCCCCggggagcctccctcctgcagcGGCTCCATAATGGGGAAGCCTCACCTCCAAGAGTGCCCAGCCCCCCACCGGCGCCTGAACCCCCTTGGCACTGCGGAGATCGAGGGGACAGAGGAGACAGGGCAGACAAGCAGCAGGTCGTGGCTCGAGGTCGGGGGTCTCCGTGGAAACGAGGCACCCGGGGGGGTAATTTGGTGACTGGCACACAGCGTTTCCAGGAGGCCCTCCAGGACCCTTTCACCCTGTGCCTTGCCAATGTGCCAGGCAAGCCAGACCTTCGCCATATTGTCATCGATGGCAGCAACGTGGCCATGGT GCATGGCCTCCAGCACTACTTCTCCAGCCGGGGCATTGCCATTGCTGTGCAGTACTTCTGGGACCGTGGCCACCGCGACATAACTGTCTTTGTGCCTCAGTGGCGTTTCAGTAGGGACTCCAAGGTCAGAG aGAGTCACTTCCTGCACAAGCTGTATTCCCTCAGCCtgctctccctcactccctcccggGTCTTGGATGGCAAGAGGATCTCTTCCTATGACGACAG GTTCATGGTGAAGCTGGCTGAAGAGACCGATGGGATCATTGTCTCCAATGACCAGTTCCGGGACCTGGCAGAGGAGTCTGAGAAGTGGATGGCAATCATTAGAGAGCG CCTGCTGCCCTTCACCTTCGTGGGAAACCTCTTCATGGTGCCTGATGACCCACTGGGGCGAAATGGCCCTACACTGGATGAGTTCCTGAAGAAGCCGGTCAG GGCACAGGGGTCTTCTAAGGCGCAGCATTCTGCCAGGGGCTTCACAGAACACAGTAATCAGCAGcaggggagaaaagaagaggagaagggcaGTGGTGGCATTCGGAAGACGCGGGAGACAGAGCGGCTCCGGCGCCAACTGCTGGAGGTGTTTTGGGGCCAGGATCACAAGGTGGACTTCATCCTGCAGCGGGAGCCGTACTGCCGGGACATCAACCAGCTCTCTGAGGCCCTGCTCAGTCTCAACTTTTGA
- the KHNYN gene encoding protein KHNYN isoform X1, with amino-acid sequence MADKGPRGQPSSSPGLGGQGAMPTWGAGSPSPDRFAVSAEAEDKVREQQPYVERIFRVGMSVLPKDCPENPHIWLQLEGPKENASRAKEYLKGLCSPELQNEIHYPPKLHCIFLGAQGFFLDCLTWSTSAHLVPGAPGSLMVSGLTEAFVMVQSRVEELVERLSWDFRLGPSPGASHCAGVLREFSSLLQSRGDAHTEALLQLPLAVQEELLSLVQEASRGQGPQAFPSWEWGSPGLLGAQHQGVRSPLSDSRESLDTGPAGWQESRGERCAMEKEGTKHGGPREMDLGWKEWPGEEASERQVAFRPQSGGGEAGQAVPLKGKALGKEGVPQERGRFWVQGAPPGTQGPCQKAAQPRGASLLQRLHNGEASPPRVPSPPPAPEPPWHCGDRGDRGDRADKQQVVARGRGSPWKRGTRGGNLVTGTQRFQEALQDPFTLCLANVPGKPDLRHIVIDGSNVAMVHGLQHYFSSRGIAIAVQYFWDRGHRDITVFVPQWRFSRDSKVRESHFLHKLYSLSLLSLTPSRVLDGKRISSYDDRFMVKLAEETDGIIVSNDQFRDLAEESEKWMAIIRERLLPFTFVGNLFMVPDDPLGRNGPTLDEFLKKPVRAQGSSKAQHSARGFTEHSNQQQGRKEEEKGSGGIRKTRETERLRRQLLEVFWGQDHKVDFILQREPYCRDINQLSEALLSLNF; translated from the exons ATGGCTGACAAGGGACCCAGAGGACAGcccagttcaagccctg GGCTGGGCGGCCAAGGAGCCATGCCTACCTGGGGGGCTGGCTCCCCGTCCCCTGACCGTTTTGCGGTGTCTGCGGAGGCTGAGGACAAGGTGCGGGAACAGCAACCCTATGTGGAGCGCATCTTCAGGGTGGGGATGAGCGTCCTCCCGAAGGACTGTCCTGAGAACCCTCACATCTGGCTGCAGCTGGAGGGCCCCAAGGAGAACGCCAGCAGAGCCAAG GAGTACCTGAAGGGTCTCTGCAGCCCAGAGCTACAGAATGAAATTCATTACCCACCCAAACTGCACTGCATCTTTCTGGGAGCCCAGGGCTTCTTCCTTGATTGCCTGACTTGGAGCACATCAGCCCACCTGGTGCCGGGGGCGCCCGGCTCGCTGATGGTCAGCGGCCTGACCGAGGCCTTTGTCATGGTCCAGAGCCGAGTGGAGGAGCTGGTGGAGCGGCTGAGCTGGGACTTTCGGCTGGGGCCATCCCCTGGAGCCTCCCACTGTGCTGGAGTGCTGAGAGAATTCTCTTCTCTGCTGCAGTCCCGGGGGGATGCCCACACAGAGGCCCTGCTGCAGCTGCCCCTTGCTGTCCAGGAAGAACTGCTGAGCCTGGTGCAAGAGGCATCCAGGGGGCAGGGGCCCCAAGCATTCCCGTCCTGGGAGTGGGGGAGCCCAGGTCTGCTGGGTGCTCAGCACCAGGGAGTCAGGAGTCCCCTGAGTGACAGCAGGGAGTCTCTGGACACAGGACCTGCAGGGTGGCAGGAGTCACGGGGAGAGAGATGTGCTATGGAGAAGGAGGGGACAAAGCACGGTGGTCCCAGGGAGATGGATTTGGGGTGGAAGGAGTGGCCCGGGGAAGAGGCCTCGGAGAGACAAGTGGCCTTCAGGCCACAGtcaggaggaggagaggcagggcagGCAGTGCCTCTGAAAGGGAAggccctggggaaggagggggtgcCTCAGGAAAGAGGAAGGTTCTGGGTCCAGGGCGCCCCTCCTGGCACCCAGGGCCCCTGTCAGAAGGCAGCCCAGCCCCggggagcctccctcctgcagcGGCTCCATAATGGGGAAGCCTCACCTCCAAGAGTGCCCAGCCCCCCACCGGCGCCTGAACCCCCTTGGCACTGCGGAGATCGAGGGGACAGAGGAGACAGGGCAGACAAGCAGCAGGTCGTGGCTCGAGGTCGGGGGTCTCCGTGGAAACGAGGCACCCGGGGGGGTAATTTGGTGACTGGCACACAGCGTTTCCAGGAGGCCCTCCAGGACCCTTTCACCCTGTGCCTTGCCAATGTGCCAGGCAAGCCAGACCTTCGCCATATTGTCATCGATGGCAGCAACGTGGCCATGGT GCATGGCCTCCAGCACTACTTCTCCAGCCGGGGCATTGCCATTGCTGTGCAGTACTTCTGGGACCGTGGCCACCGCGACATAACTGTCTTTGTGCCTCAGTGGCGTTTCAGTAGGGACTCCAAGGTCAGAG aGAGTCACTTCCTGCACAAGCTGTATTCCCTCAGCCtgctctccctcactccctcccggGTCTTGGATGGCAAGAGGATCTCTTCCTATGACGACAG GTTCATGGTGAAGCTGGCTGAAGAGACCGATGGGATCATTGTCTCCAATGACCAGTTCCGGGACCTGGCAGAGGAGTCTGAGAAGTGGATGGCAATCATTAGAGAGCG CCTGCTGCCCTTCACCTTCGTGGGAAACCTCTTCATGGTGCCTGATGACCCACTGGGGCGAAATGGCCCTACACTGGATGAGTTCCTGAAGAAGCCGGTCAG GGCACAGGGGTCTTCTAAGGCGCAGCATTCTGCCAGGGGCTTCACAGAACACAGTAATCAGCAGcaggggagaaaagaagaggagaagggcaGTGGTGGCATTCGGAAGACGCGGGAGACAGAGCGGCTCCGGCGCCAACTGCTGGAGGTGTTTTGGGGCCAGGATCACAAGGTGGACTTCATCCTGCAGCGGGAGCCGTACTGCCGGGACATCAACCAGCTCTCTGAGGCCCTGCTCAGTCTCAACTTTTGA
- the KHNYN gene encoding protein KHNYN isoform X4, with the protein MADKGPRGQPSSSPGLGGQGAMPTWGAGSPSPDRFAVSAEAEDKVREQQPYVERIFRVGMSVLPKDCPENPHIWLQLEGPKENASRAKEYLKGLCSPELQNEIHYPPKLHCIFLGAQGFFLDCLTWSTSAHLVPGAPGSLMVSGLTEAFVMVQSRVEELVERLSWDFRLGPSPGASHCAGVLREFSSLLQSRGDAHTEALLQLPLAVQEELLSLVQEASRGQGPQAFPSWEWGSPGLLGAQHQGVRSPLSDSRESLDTGPAGWQESRGERCAMEKEGTKHGGPREMDLGWKEWPGEEASERQVAFRPQSGGGEAGQAVPLKGKALGKEGVPQERGRFWVQGAPPGTQGPCQKAAQPRGASLLQRLHNGEASPPRVPSPPPAPEPPWHCGDRGDRGDRADKQQVVARGRGSPWKRGTRGGNLVTGTQRFQEALQDPFTLCLANVPGKPDLRHIVIDGSNVAMVHGLQHYFSSRGIAIAVQYFWDRGHRDITVFVPQWRFSRDSKVRESHFLHKLYSLSLLSLTPSRVLDGKRISSYDDRSSSIYSSSL; encoded by the exons ATGGCTGACAAGGGACCCAGAGGACAGcccagttcaagccctg GGCTGGGCGGCCAAGGAGCCATGCCTACCTGGGGGGCTGGCTCCCCGTCCCCTGACCGTTTTGCGGTGTCTGCGGAGGCTGAGGACAAGGTGCGGGAACAGCAACCCTATGTGGAGCGCATCTTCAGGGTGGGGATGAGCGTCCTCCCGAAGGACTGTCCTGAGAACCCTCACATCTGGCTGCAGCTGGAGGGCCCCAAGGAGAACGCCAGCAGAGCCAAG GAGTACCTGAAGGGTCTCTGCAGCCCAGAGCTACAGAATGAAATTCATTACCCACCCAAACTGCACTGCATCTTTCTGGGAGCCCAGGGCTTCTTCCTTGATTGCCTGACTTGGAGCACATCAGCCCACCTGGTGCCGGGGGCGCCCGGCTCGCTGATGGTCAGCGGCCTGACCGAGGCCTTTGTCATGGTCCAGAGCCGAGTGGAGGAGCTGGTGGAGCGGCTGAGCTGGGACTTTCGGCTGGGGCCATCCCCTGGAGCCTCCCACTGTGCTGGAGTGCTGAGAGAATTCTCTTCTCTGCTGCAGTCCCGGGGGGATGCCCACACAGAGGCCCTGCTGCAGCTGCCCCTTGCTGTCCAGGAAGAACTGCTGAGCCTGGTGCAAGAGGCATCCAGGGGGCAGGGGCCCCAAGCATTCCCGTCCTGGGAGTGGGGGAGCCCAGGTCTGCTGGGTGCTCAGCACCAGGGAGTCAGGAGTCCCCTGAGTGACAGCAGGGAGTCTCTGGACACAGGACCTGCAGGGTGGCAGGAGTCACGGGGAGAGAGATGTGCTATGGAGAAGGAGGGGACAAAGCACGGTGGTCCCAGGGAGATGGATTTGGGGTGGAAGGAGTGGCCCGGGGAAGAGGCCTCGGAGAGACAAGTGGCCTTCAGGCCACAGtcaggaggaggagaggcagggcagGCAGTGCCTCTGAAAGGGAAggccctggggaaggagggggtgcCTCAGGAAAGAGGAAGGTTCTGGGTCCAGGGCGCCCCTCCTGGCACCCAGGGCCCCTGTCAGAAGGCAGCCCAGCCCCggggagcctccctcctgcagcGGCTCCATAATGGGGAAGCCTCACCTCCAAGAGTGCCCAGCCCCCCACCGGCGCCTGAACCCCCTTGGCACTGCGGAGATCGAGGGGACAGAGGAGACAGGGCAGACAAGCAGCAGGTCGTGGCTCGAGGTCGGGGGTCTCCGTGGAAACGAGGCACCCGGGGGGGTAATTTGGTGACTGGCACACAGCGTTTCCAGGAGGCCCTCCAGGACCCTTTCACCCTGTGCCTTGCCAATGTGCCAGGCAAGCCAGACCTTCGCCATATTGTCATCGATGGCAGCAACGTGGCCATGGT GCATGGCCTCCAGCACTACTTCTCCAGCCGGGGCATTGCCATTGCTGTGCAGTACTTCTGGGACCGTGGCCACCGCGACATAACTGTCTTTGTGCCTCAGTGGCGTTTCAGTAGGGACTCCAAGGTCAGAG aGAGTCACTTCCTGCACAAGCTGTATTCCCTCAGCCtgctctccctcactccctcccggGTCTTGGATGGCAAGAGGATCTCTTCCTATGACGACAG GTCCTCTTCCATTTATTCATCCTCCTTGTGA
- the KHNYN gene encoding protein KHNYN isoform X3, whose translation MADKGPRGQPSSSPGLGGQGAMPTWGAGSPSPDRFAVSAEAEDKVREQQPYVERIFRVGMSVLPKDCPENPHIWLQLEGPKENASRAKEYLKGLCSPELQNEIHYPPKLHCIFLGAQGFFLDCLTWSTSAHLVPGAPGSLMVSGLTEAFVMVQSRVEELVERLSWDFRLGPSPGASHCAGVLREFSSLLQSRGDAHTEALLQLPLAVQEELLSLVQEASRGQGPQAFPSWEWGSPGLLGAQHQGVRSPLSDSRESLDTGPAGWQESRGERCAMEKEGTKHGGPREMDLGWKEWPGEEASERQVAFRPQSGGGEAGQAVPLKGKALGKEGVPQERGRFWVQGAPPGTQGPCQKAAQPRGASLLQRLHNGEASPPRVPSPPPAPEPPWHCGDRGDRGDRADKQQVVARGRGSPWKRGTRGGNLVTGTQRFQEALQDPFTLCLANVPGKPDLRHIVIDGSNVAMVHGLQHYFSSRGIAIAVQYFWDRGHRDITVFVPQWRFSRDSKVRESHFLHKLYSLSLLSLTPSRVLDGKRISSYDDRYLLLSWSQAGHSRSQVGD comes from the exons ATGGCTGACAAGGGACCCAGAGGACAGcccagttcaagccctg GGCTGGGCGGCCAAGGAGCCATGCCTACCTGGGGGGCTGGCTCCCCGTCCCCTGACCGTTTTGCGGTGTCTGCGGAGGCTGAGGACAAGGTGCGGGAACAGCAACCCTATGTGGAGCGCATCTTCAGGGTGGGGATGAGCGTCCTCCCGAAGGACTGTCCTGAGAACCCTCACATCTGGCTGCAGCTGGAGGGCCCCAAGGAGAACGCCAGCAGAGCCAAG GAGTACCTGAAGGGTCTCTGCAGCCCAGAGCTACAGAATGAAATTCATTACCCACCCAAACTGCACTGCATCTTTCTGGGAGCCCAGGGCTTCTTCCTTGATTGCCTGACTTGGAGCACATCAGCCCACCTGGTGCCGGGGGCGCCCGGCTCGCTGATGGTCAGCGGCCTGACCGAGGCCTTTGTCATGGTCCAGAGCCGAGTGGAGGAGCTGGTGGAGCGGCTGAGCTGGGACTTTCGGCTGGGGCCATCCCCTGGAGCCTCCCACTGTGCTGGAGTGCTGAGAGAATTCTCTTCTCTGCTGCAGTCCCGGGGGGATGCCCACACAGAGGCCCTGCTGCAGCTGCCCCTTGCTGTCCAGGAAGAACTGCTGAGCCTGGTGCAAGAGGCATCCAGGGGGCAGGGGCCCCAAGCATTCCCGTCCTGGGAGTGGGGGAGCCCAGGTCTGCTGGGTGCTCAGCACCAGGGAGTCAGGAGTCCCCTGAGTGACAGCAGGGAGTCTCTGGACACAGGACCTGCAGGGTGGCAGGAGTCACGGGGAGAGAGATGTGCTATGGAGAAGGAGGGGACAAAGCACGGTGGTCCCAGGGAGATGGATTTGGGGTGGAAGGAGTGGCCCGGGGAAGAGGCCTCGGAGAGACAAGTGGCCTTCAGGCCACAGtcaggaggaggagaggcagggcagGCAGTGCCTCTGAAAGGGAAggccctggggaaggagggggtgcCTCAGGAAAGAGGAAGGTTCTGGGTCCAGGGCGCCCCTCCTGGCACCCAGGGCCCCTGTCAGAAGGCAGCCCAGCCCCggggagcctccctcctgcagcGGCTCCATAATGGGGAAGCCTCACCTCCAAGAGTGCCCAGCCCCCCACCGGCGCCTGAACCCCCTTGGCACTGCGGAGATCGAGGGGACAGAGGAGACAGGGCAGACAAGCAGCAGGTCGTGGCTCGAGGTCGGGGGTCTCCGTGGAAACGAGGCACCCGGGGGGGTAATTTGGTGACTGGCACACAGCGTTTCCAGGAGGCCCTCCAGGACCCTTTCACCCTGTGCCTTGCCAATGTGCCAGGCAAGCCAGACCTTCGCCATATTGTCATCGATGGCAGCAACGTGGCCATGGT GCATGGCCTCCAGCACTACTTCTCCAGCCGGGGCATTGCCATTGCTGTGCAGTACTTCTGGGACCGTGGCCACCGCGACATAACTGTCTTTGTGCCTCAGTGGCGTTTCAGTAGGGACTCCAAGGTCAGAG aGAGTCACTTCCTGCACAAGCTGTATTCCCTCAGCCtgctctccctcactccctcccggGTCTTGGATGGCAAGAGGATCTCTTCCTATGACGACAGGTACTTGCTTCTTTCTTGGTCACAGGCTGGACATTCAAGGAGCCAAGTGGGAGACTGA
- the CBLN3 gene encoding cerebellin-3, giving the protein MLGAKRHWPPGPSLSPWLTLALTLMALRTGWAQEGTEPVLLEGECLVVCEPSRAAAGGPGGAALGEAPPGRVAFAAVRSHHHEPAGEIGNGTSGAIYFDQVLVNEGGGFDRASGSFVAPVRGVYSFRFHVVKVYNRQTVQVSLMLNTWPVISAFANDPDVTREAATSSVLLPLDPGDRVSLRLRRGNLLGGWKYSSFSGFLIFPL; this is encoded by the exons ATGCTGGGAGCAAAGCGACACTGGCCACCAGGTCCCTCACTCAGCCCTTGGCTGACCTTGGCCCTGACACTTATGGCCCTGAGGACAGGGTGGGCCCAGGAGGGGACAGAGCCAGTCCTCCTGGAAGGTGAGTGCCTGGTGGTCTGTGAGCCCAGCCGAGCTGCGGCAGGGGGGCCAGGGGGAGCAGCCCTGGGAGAGGCACCCCCTGGAAGAGTGGCATTTGCTGCAGTCCGAAGCCACCACCACGAGCCAGCAGGAGAGATCGGCAATGGCACCAGTGGAGCCATATACTTCGACCAG GTCCTGGTGAACGAGGGCGGTGGCTTTGACCGGGCCTCAGGCTCCTTCGTGGCCCCTGTCCGGGGCGTCTACAGCTTCCGGTTCCATGTGGTGAAGGTGTACAACCGCCAGACTGTCCAG GTAAGCCTGATGCTGAACACATGGCCTGTCATCTCGGCCTTTGCCAACGACCCAGACGTGACCCGGGAGGCAGCCACCAGCTCTGTGCTACTGCCCCTGGACCCTGGGGACCGGGTATCTCTGCGCCTGCGTCGAGGGAACCTGCTGGGTGGCTGGAAATATTCAAGCTTCTCTGGCTTCCTCATTTTCCCACTCTGA